The Pan paniscus chromosome 12, NHGRI_mPanPan1-v2.0_pri, whole genome shotgun sequence genome window below encodes:
- the LOC100994285 gene encoding 6-phosphogluconate dehydrogenase, decarboxylating-like isoform X2 — protein sequence MTTALWSVLLIGLSPKLMISWPMRQREPKWWAGQAVDDFIEKLVPLLDTGDIIIDGGNSEYRDTTRRCRDLKAKGILFVGSGVSGGEEGARYGPSLMPGGNKEAWPHIKTVFQGIAAKVGTGEPCCDWVGDEGAGHFVKMVHNGIEYGDMQLICEAYHLMKDVLGMAQDEMAQAFEDWNKTELDSFLIEITANILKFQDTDGKHLLPKIRDSAGQKGTGKWTAISALEYGVPVTLIGEAVFARCLSSLKDERIQASKKLKGPQKFQFDGDKKSFLEDIRKALYASKIISYAQGFMLLRQAATEFGWTLNYGGIALMWRGGCIIRSVFPGKVKDAFDRNPELQNLLLDDFFKSAVENCQDSWRRAVSTGVQAGIPMPCFTTALSFYDGYRHEMLPASLIQAQRDYFGAHTYELLAKPGRFIHTNWTGHGGTVSSSSCNA from the exons ATGACCACGGCTTTGTGGTCTGTGCTTTTAATAGGACTGTCTCCAAAGTTGATGATTTCTTGGCCAATGAGGCAAAGGGAACCAAAGTGGTGG GCTGGGCAAGCTGTGGATGATTTCATCGAGAAATTGGTACCATTGTTGGATACTGGTGACATCATCATTGACGGAGGAAATTCTGAATATAGGGACACCACAAGACGGTGCCGGGACCTCAAGGCCAAGGGAATTTTATTTGTGGGGAGTGGAGTCAGTGGTGGAGAGGAAGGGGCCCGGTATGGCCCATCGCTCATGCCAGGAGGGAACAAAGAAGCGTGGCCCCACATCAAGACCGTCTTCCAAGGCATTGCTGCAAAAGTAGGAACTGGAGAACCCTGCTGTGACTGGGTGGGAGATGAGGGAGCAGGCCACTTCGTGAAGATGGTGCACAACGGGATAGAGTATGGGGACATGCAGCTGATCTGTGAGGCATACCACCTGATGAAAGACGTGCTGGGCATGGCGCAGGACGAGATGGCCCAGGCCTTTGAGGATTGGAATAAGACAGAGCTAGACTCATTCCTGATTGAAATCACAGCCAATATTCTCAAGTTCCAAGATACCGATGGCAAACACCTGCTGCCAAAGATCAGGGACAGCGCGGGGCAGAAGGGCACAGGGAAGTGGACCGCCATCTCCGCCCTGGAATACGGCGTACCCGTCACCCTCATTGGAGAAGCTGTCTTTGCTCGGTGCTTATCATCTCTGAAGGATGAGAGAATTCAAGCTAGCAAAAAGCTGAAGGGTCCCCAGAAGTTCCAGTTTGATGGTGATAAGAAATCATTCCTGGAGGACATTCGGAAGGCACTCTACGCTTCCAAGATCATCTCTTATGCTCAAGGCTTTATGCTGCTAAGGCAGGCAGCCACCGAGTTTGGCTGGACCCTCAATTATGGTGGCATCGCCCTGATGTGGAGAGGGGGCTGCATCATTAGAAGTGTATTCCCAGGAAAGGTAAAGGATGCATTTGATCGAAACCCGGAACTTCAGAACCTCCTACTAGACGACTTTTTTAAGTCAGCTGTTGAGAACTGCCAGGACTCCTGGCGGCGGGCAGTCAGCACTGGGGTCCAGGCTGGCATTCCCATGCCCTGTTTTACCACTGCCCTCTCCTTCTATGACGGGTACAGACATGAGATGCTTCCAGCCAGCCTCATCCAGGCTCAGCGGGATTACTTCGGGGCTCACACCTATGAACTCTTGGCCAAACCAGGGCGGTTTATCCACACCAACTGGACAGGCCATGGTGGCACTGTGTCATCCTCGTCATGCAATGCCTGA
- the LOC100994285 gene encoding 6-phosphogluconate dehydrogenase, decarboxylating-like isoform X1: MGQNLILNMNDHGFVVCAFNRTVSKVDDFLANEAKGTKVVGAQSLKEMVSKLKKPRRIILLVKAGQAVDDFIEKLVPLLDTGDIIIDGGNSEYRDTTRRCRDLKAKGILFVGSGVSGGEEGARYGPSLMPGGNKEAWPHIKTVFQGIAAKVGTGEPCCDWVGDEGAGHFVKMVHNGIEYGDMQLICEAYHLMKDVLGMAQDEMAQAFEDWNKTELDSFLIEITANILKFQDTDGKHLLPKIRDSAGQKGTGKWTAISALEYGVPVTLIGEAVFARCLSSLKDERIQASKKLKGPQKFQFDGDKKSFLEDIRKALYASKIISYAQGFMLLRQAATEFGWTLNYGGIALMWRGGCIIRSVFPGKVKDAFDRNPELQNLLLDDFFKSAVENCQDSWRRAVSTGVQAGIPMPCFTTALSFYDGYRHEMLPASLIQAQRDYFGAHTYELLAKPGRFIHTNWTGHGGTVSSSSCNA, encoded by the coding sequence ATGGGCCAGAACTTAATTCTGAACATGAATGACCACGGCTTTGTGGTCTGTGCTTTTAATAGGACTGTCTCCAAAGTTGATGATTTCTTGGCCAATGAGGCAAAGGGAACCAAAGTGGTGGGTGCCCAGTCCCTGAAAGAGATGGTCTCCAAGCTGAAGAAGCCCCGACGGATCATCCTCCTGGTGAAGGCTGGGCAAGCTGTGGATGATTTCATCGAGAAATTGGTACCATTGTTGGATACTGGTGACATCATCATTGACGGAGGAAATTCTGAATATAGGGACACCACAAGACGGTGCCGGGACCTCAAGGCCAAGGGAATTTTATTTGTGGGGAGTGGAGTCAGTGGTGGAGAGGAAGGGGCCCGGTATGGCCCATCGCTCATGCCAGGAGGGAACAAAGAAGCGTGGCCCCACATCAAGACCGTCTTCCAAGGCATTGCTGCAAAAGTAGGAACTGGAGAACCCTGCTGTGACTGGGTGGGAGATGAGGGAGCAGGCCACTTCGTGAAGATGGTGCACAACGGGATAGAGTATGGGGACATGCAGCTGATCTGTGAGGCATACCACCTGATGAAAGACGTGCTGGGCATGGCGCAGGACGAGATGGCCCAGGCCTTTGAGGATTGGAATAAGACAGAGCTAGACTCATTCCTGATTGAAATCACAGCCAATATTCTCAAGTTCCAAGATACCGATGGCAAACACCTGCTGCCAAAGATCAGGGACAGCGCGGGGCAGAAGGGCACAGGGAAGTGGACCGCCATCTCCGCCCTGGAATACGGCGTACCCGTCACCCTCATTGGAGAAGCTGTCTTTGCTCGGTGCTTATCATCTCTGAAGGATGAGAGAATTCAAGCTAGCAAAAAGCTGAAGGGTCCCCAGAAGTTCCAGTTTGATGGTGATAAGAAATCATTCCTGGAGGACATTCGGAAGGCACTCTACGCTTCCAAGATCATCTCTTATGCTCAAGGCTTTATGCTGCTAAGGCAGGCAGCCACCGAGTTTGGCTGGACCCTCAATTATGGTGGCATCGCCCTGATGTGGAGAGGGGGCTGCATCATTAGAAGTGTATTCCCAGGAAAGGTAAAGGATGCATTTGATCGAAACCCGGAACTTCAGAACCTCCTACTAGACGACTTTTTTAAGTCAGCTGTTGAGAACTGCCAGGACTCCTGGCGGCGGGCAGTCAGCACTGGGGTCCAGGCTGGCATTCCCATGCCCTGTTTTACCACTGCCCTCTCCTTCTATGACGGGTACAGACATGAGATGCTTCCAGCCAGCCTCATCCAGGCTCAGCGGGATTACTTCGGGGCTCACACCTATGAACTCTTGGCCAAACCAGGGCGGTTTATCCACACCAACTGGACAGGCCATGGTGGCACTGTGTCATCCTCGTCATGCAATGCCTGA